Within the Saccharomonospora amisosensis genome, the region GTGCCGACGATGTCGTCGTGCTCGCGCAGGCCGAGGCAGGGTTGGTCGCCGCGCTCGCGGATGCCGCCGAGCAACCCAGTGCCAGGCGTGGGCAGGTACTCGCCGTCGTTGGCGGAAGGGGCGGTGCCGGTGCCTCGGTGCTGGCCGCGAGCGTGGCCGTCTCCGTGTCGAGAGAGCGTGGCAAGGCACTGCTACTCGACTGCGATCCACTCGGTGGCGGCATCGACCTCCTCCTCGGCGCGGAGAGAGACGTCGGACTGCGTTGGCCCGGGCTGCGAGTTTCGGCAGGGCGCGTGTCCATTGCCGAACTGGAGGCGGCACTGCCACGAGTGCGTAGGGGCGAGGGAACGCTGGCTGTGCTCTCCTGCGACCGTGACGGCCCTGGTCCCGCGCCTGGTGCTGTCGCGGCGGTGGTCGAGGCGGGACGACGAGCAGGCAGGGTCGTGGTGTGCGACCTGCCCCGGCATCTGGGGCAGGCCGCCGCACAGGAGGTCATCCGGCGCGCTGATCTCGCTGTGCTCGTTGTGCCCGCCGAAGTCCGTGCCTGCGTCGCCGCGAAACGCGTGTTGTCTCAACTGAGCGGGAGTGCGGTGCCCACCCAGGTGCTGGCCCGCGGCCCCGCGCCCGAAGGCCTCACCGGTTCCGATGTGGCAGCGGCGGTCGGCGCGCCGCTGTTGTGCTGGATGAGTCCGGAGCGCGGGTTGTCCCATTTCCTGGAACGTGGGGTGTTCAACCCTCGGCCGCGTGGCGCGCTCGGCACCGCTGCCCGCAGCGTGCTGCGAGCGCTCGGCGGGGTGGCCTGCGCTGCGGACGGTGCGGTGGCGCCGGACAGCCGTCAGCCGTTGAAACCGCCGTCCACATCGATCGTGGCTCCGGTGACGTAGCTGCCGCCCTCACCGGCGAGGTAGGAAACCGCGGCCGCGATCTCTTCGGGTTTCGCGAAGCGGCCCAGCGCGGTGACGGCGGCGATAGCCTCGGCATTCGGCCCGTGGGCCGGGTTGCTGTCGGTGTCCGTAGGGCCAGGATTCACCAGGTTGACAGTGATCGCGCGAGGGCCGAGTTCGCGTGCCAGTGCCCTGGTCATGCCGATGAGCGCGGATTTGCTCGTCGAGTACGCCCACAGGCCCGGAAACGGTGCCCGCTGCGACACATTGCTGCCGATATTGATGATCCTGCCACCGCGCGGCAGATGCCGAACAGCAGCCTTCGTCGCGGCGAACGGGGCTCTGACATTCACCGCCATGGTGCGCTCGAAGTCGGCCAGCTCCAACTCGGCAACGGAAGCCACAGTGAACACCGCTGCGTTGTTGACGAGGATGTCGAGCCTCCCGAGCGTTTCCGCTGTGGTGTCCACTGCGGATTCGACGGCGGCGAGATCGACGCTGTCCGCGTGAAGCACTAGCGCGCGTCGGCCCATGGCTTCGATCTTCCGCGCGACGATATGCGCCTGTTCTTGACTGCTGCGGTAGGTCAGCGCGACATCGGCTCCGTCATCGGCCAGCCGCA harbors:
- the ssd gene encoding septum site-determining protein Ssd; the protein is MADNHPLVVAHDEAVREEILRLAAAARCQVDYVADLGEAGHRWASAPLVLVDEAAATRRREELLRRAGVLLVCDEAPSGSAWRLAFELGADDVVVLAQAEAGLVAALADAAEQPSARRGQVLAVVGGRGGAGASVLAASVAVSVSRERGKALLLDCDPLGGGIDLLLGAERDVGLRWPGLRVSAGRVSIAELEAALPRVRRGEGTLAVLSCDRDGPGPAPGAVAAVVEAGRRAGRVVVCDLPRHLGQAAAQEVIRRADLAVLVVPAEVRACVAAKRVLSQLSGSAVPTQVLARGPAPEGLTGSDVAAAVGAPLLCWMSPERGLSHFLERGVFNPRPRGALGTAARSVLRALGGVACAADGAVAPDSRQPLKPPSTSIVAPVT
- a CDS encoding 3-oxoacyl-ACP reductase family protein, producing MVAMKELPKQKVALVTGGGKGIGAAVALRLADDGADVALTYRSSQEQAHIVARKIEAMGRRALVLHADSVDLAAVESAVDTTAETLGRLDILVNNAAVFTVASVAELELADFERTMAVNVRAPFAATKAAVRHLPRGGRIINIGSNVSQRAPFPGLWAYSTSKSALIGMTRALARELGPRAITVNLVNPGPTDTDSNPAHGPNAEAIAAVTALGRFAKPEEIAAAVSYLAGEGGSYVTGATIDVDGGFNG